One window of Campylobacter lari genomic DNA carries:
- a CDS encoding sodium-dependent transporter yields the protein VPDFSKLSVNSILDALGLAFFSMSLGVCVILTYAASLPDKTNFISSALNIIIINTIIGLMMGLIVFTFIFEFGADPTQQGPGLIFISLTTLFAKLGFLGNVLAIAFFIALFFAGITSAISMIEPFTFYLINRYQISRKKALVFVGMIVYFLGSLSILSFYHVSASSLNFFGKSFFDILDFFIQNLLMPISALITAFFVGFVLKKEALQTLFYPFMRGIYFEIWYIFLRYISPLAVILIMARQLFF from the coding sequence GTACCTGATTTTTCAAAATTAAGTGTTAATTCTATATTAGATGCACTAGGGCTTGCATTTTTTAGTATGTCTTTAGGTGTATGTGTGATTTTAACTTATGCAGCAAGTTTGCCCGATAAAACAAATTTTATAAGTAGTGCTTTAAATATTATCATTATTAATACTATCATTGGTTTGATGATGGGACTTATTGTATTTACTTTTATATTTGAATTCGGAGCTGATCCTACTCAACAAGGTCCAGGACTTATATTTATATCATTAACAACGCTTTTTGCAAAGTTAGGATTTTTGGGAAATGTTTTAGCCATAGCCTTTTTTATAGCTTTATTTTTTGCAGGGATTACTTCGGCTATTTCTATGATAGAACCTTTTACTTTTTATCTTATAAATCGTTATCAAATTTCAAGAAAAAAAGCTTTGGTTTTTGTGGGTATGATTGTTTATTTTCTTGGAAGTTTATCTATACTTTCTTTTTATCATGTAAGTGCATCAAGTTTAAATTTCTTTGGGAAAAGTTTTTTTGATATTTTAGACTTTTTCATACAAAATTTATTAATGCCAATTTCTGCTTTAATTACAGCATTTTTTGTGGGTTTTGTGCTTAAAAAAGAAGCTTTACAAACTTTATTTTACCCATTTATGCGTGGGATATATTTTGAAATTTGGTATATCTTTTTAAGATACATT